One part of the Malus sylvestris chromosome 2, drMalSylv7.2, whole genome shotgun sequence genome encodes these proteins:
- the LOC126594752 gene encoding trihelix transcription factor ENAP1-like, producing the protein MDDMEDDPRYHPKSYSASHHNSSGRRKIHTRNTQYSRPVPNRYAEDDDDELDDFDEGNGREDQYNDEEDEHRHGFNRNFDAEEDFERHPKKRKVKNLESRYEFAPRVRLPNREPGFRAEEEWTEHAVFMLLEVWGDRFLQLGRKSLRSDDWNEVAYKVSEASKIERTETQCKSMLDMLKRKYKKEKEKMEEMGLNSSKWAYFKKMEMLMAASSRQETGLACGVDSGEYVFMNTRVYLERSNGFDEMRDSPGESETDDDGDENGNDDFDVFPPRMAGMRGGDGDEGSSYRVLADSIHKFGEIYEKIESSKRQQMRELEKMRKNFNKELELQKKQILERAQVEIAKIQEADDDDDETDVSVDDLSE; encoded by the coding sequence ATGGACGACATGGAAGACGACCCAAGGTACCATCCGAAATCCTACTCTGCAAGCCACCATAACTCTTCTGGTCGCCGGAAAATCCACACCCGAAACACCCAATATTCTCGTCCGGTTCCCAACCGATACGCGGAGGATGACGACGACGAATTGGACGATTTTGACGAAGGAAATGGCCGGGAAGACCAATACAATGACGAGGAAGACGAGCACAGACATGGGTTTAATCGGAATTTTGACGCGGAGGAAGATTTTGAAAGGCACCCAAAGAAGAGGAAGGTGAAGAATTTGGAATCAAGGTACGAGTTTGCCCCTCGGGTGAGATTGCCGAACCGGGAACCGGGTTTTCGTGCTGAAGAGGAGTGGACGGAGCACGCGGTTTTTATGCTGTTGGAGGTTTGGGGTGATAGGTTTCTTCAGCTGGGGAGGAAGAGTTTGAGGTCTGATGATTGGAATGAGGTAGCATACAAAGTCTCAGAGGCATCGAAGATTGAGAGGACCGAGACGCAATGCAAGTCGATGTTGGATATGCTTAAGAGGAAGTataagaaggagaaggagaaaatggAAGAAATGGGGTTGAACTCTAGCAAATGGGCTTACTTTAAGAAGATGGAAATGTTAATGGCAGCGTCGTCGAGGCAGGAAACTGGGCTTGCTTGTGGGGTTGATTCTGGGGAGTATGTGTTTATGAACACAAGGGTTTATTTGGAGCGGTCGAATGGGTTCGATGAGATGAGGGATAGTCCTGGTGAGTCAGAGACagatgatgatggtgatgagaatgggaatgatgatttcgATGTGTTTCCACCAAGAATGGCTGGGATGCGTGGAGGGGACGGGGATGAAGGGTCTTCGTATAGAGTGTTGGCGGATTCAATTCACAAGTTTGGGGAGATTTATGAGAAGATTGAGAGTAGTAAGAGGCAGCAGATGAGGGAATTGGAGAAGATGAGGAAAAATTTCAACAAGGAATTGGAGTTGCAGAAGAAGCAGATTCTTGAGAGGGCGCAGGTGGAAATTGCGAAAATTCAGGAggctgatgatgatgatgatgagacAGATGTTTCTGTTGACGATCTCAGTGAATGA